A window of the Parabacteroides merdae ATCC 43184 genome harbors these coding sequences:
- a CDS encoding RagB/SusD family nutrient uptake outer membrane protein: MKKLFRKIAIIGTLSGMLFGLEGCTGDLLDTSPSYSFSSSNVWTSPILARAAVMGVYNELYEKFSKNYDSPSIGIPFDAWSSVMDIDMNWKNNCFVISGSCTPSNGNVGNHYKYYYTVVYRANDVINNIDNVPEMDDSEKARLKAECKFLRAWAYYHLNVLWRGVPIYMENVESSEATKARSSEAEVWEQILSDLTDCINEPNLPGKYAQGNSSYGRITKGAAYAFRGYTYQFMGDYAKALADFEAIEGLGYALYSPSNGVKGNRDFFQLFKPANEQCDEMIFSVQCVETSGMGNPRGINYGNRCTGGSAWNNYLPNPAFVEMYECADGSEFDWEKYCPGWHSMTPQERVAFFLRDGLQSGKGEWGTTEATSNYQALYNNMVSYGADMSKYLDQGNEARIRQAYEDRDPRLMQSIITPYSTYDGNQAGVGNHTWTLRWPYILDAGEPYDIRTDTNSKFYYLWRKYVTENDECTTRWVYSEDIILCRYAEILLRRAECLNELGRTSEAVAFVNRIRQRVGHVLLNDQAYPATIVSGQEDMRQRIRKEFYVELGGEDSMFFNELRWGTWYDRKFKDHSSGQVGELNTNGLMQIWGETTYKHLSVGEQIKIWPIPAKEREMNSNLTQNPGWQD; the protein is encoded by the coding sequence ATGAAAAAATTATTTAGAAAAATAGCTATCATCGGAACTTTATCGGGCATGTTATTCGGTTTGGAAGGGTGTACCGGCGATCTTCTTGATACATCTCCAAGTTATAGTTTCTCGAGTTCGAATGTATGGACCAGCCCTATCTTGGCCCGTGCGGCTGTGATGGGGGTTTATAATGAACTGTATGAGAAATTCTCTAAGAATTACGATAGTCCTTCTATCGGTATTCCGTTTGATGCCTGGTCGTCCGTAATGGATATCGATATGAACTGGAAGAATAATTGTTTCGTGATTTCCGGTTCTTGTACGCCTTCGAATGGAAATGTAGGTAATCATTATAAATATTATTATACGGTTGTGTATAGGGCTAATGATGTTATCAACAACATTGATAATGTCCCGGAAATGGATGACAGCGAGAAAGCACGATTGAAAGCCGAATGTAAATTTCTGCGGGCTTGGGCATATTATCATTTGAATGTCTTGTGGAGAGGTGTTCCTATCTATATGGAAAATGTGGAGAGTTCGGAAGCAACCAAAGCGCGTTCATCGGAAGCTGAGGTATGGGAGCAAATTCTTTCAGATCTTACGGATTGTATTAATGAGCCTAATCTTCCTGGTAAATATGCTCAAGGTAATAGTAGTTATGGACGTATAACAAAAGGTGCTGCTTATGCTTTTAGAGGTTATACTTATCAGTTTATGGGAGATTATGCTAAGGCTCTTGCAGACTTTGAAGCGATTGAAGGGCTTGGATATGCACTTTACAGTCCGAGTAATGGCGTAAAAGGAAACAGAGATTTCTTTCAGCTCTTTAAACCGGCTAATGAGCAATGTGATGAGATGATTTTTTCAGTACAGTGTGTTGAGACAAGTGGGATGGGAAACCCGAGAGGAATCAATTATGGTAATCGTTGTACGGGTGGTTCTGCTTGGAACAATTATCTTCCGAATCCTGCTTTTGTGGAAATGTACGAGTGTGCGGATGGCTCCGAATTTGATTGGGAAAAATATTGTCCCGGATGGCATTCGATGACTCCCCAGGAAAGGGTTGCTTTCTTTCTGCGTGACGGACTTCAATCCGGTAAAGGAGAATGGGGAACAACTGAAGCAACTTCTAATTATCAGGCTCTTTATAATAATATGGTTTCTTATGGTGCCGATATGAGCAAATATTTGGATCAAGGGAACGAGGCGAGAATACGCCAGGCATATGAAGATCGTGATCCGCGCCTGATGCAGTCGATTATAACTCCTTACTCGACTTACGACGGGAATCAAGCAGGTGTGGGAAATCATACCTGGACCCTTCGTTGGCCGTACATTCTGGATGCTGGAGAGCCTTATGACATCCGTACAGATACAAATTCTAAATTTTATTATCTTTGGAGGAAATATGTAACAGAGAATGATGAATGTACGACTCGTTGGGTCTATTCCGAAGATATTATACTCTGCCGTTATGCTGAAATTCTTCTTAGGCGGGCTGAGTGCTTGAATGAGCTGGGCAGGACAAGTGAGGCTGTTGCTTTTGTAAATAGGATAAGACAGCGTGTAGGGCATGTTCTTCTTAATGATCAGGCTTATCCTGCGACTATTGTGAGCGGGCAGGAGGATATGCGACAACGCATTCGGAAAGAGTTTTATGTTGAACTTGGCGGTGAGGATTCTATGTTCTTTAACGAGCTTCGTTGGGGTACATGGTATGACAGGAAGTTTAAAGATCATTCTTCCGGACAGGTAGGAGAACTTAATACGAATGGTTTGATGCAGATTTGGGGAGAGACTACTTACAAGCATCTTAGCGTTGGTGAACAGATAAAGATTTGGCCGATCCCTGCAAAGGAAAGGGAGATGAATTCAAATCTTACGCAGAATCCAGGCTGGCAGGATTAG
- a CDS encoding metallophosphoesterase family protein encodes MRRRAFLTISATSLAGLAFGNRLSSLSESNLEKKYSIVLLGDTHFDTEPASVYHADYNEPVEWLNRVQRAEFARNGEMWRERCPLLLKRAAQLIGTDTKMVFQLGDLIQGDCGNPKVHKKMLDDVMNRFKSELHGLPFVTVTGNHDIRGTNAKEAYHTYMPERMSEELGKSITHTNFFFTIGDDAYIVLDFNDPDDTLIDQMLKECEGARHTFVLTHGPVLPYDGGSCRWFFHGGKSAEETAARRHFRKVFAQRNALCICGHIHTTELADWHGDGGRITQMTVNSVWSKPELGTYSCTSDQPRDYGNIHEMAKSNKKEDGSKYEDDSGLLNEYKPGLRTYIRSNSAGSYKMNVSDRHVTIDFYAGNSKEISKHFVLR; translated from the coding sequence ATGAGACGAAGAGCTTTTCTAACAATTAGTGCAACATCGCTTGCCGGTTTGGCATTCGGAAACCGATTGTCTTCTTTATCTGAATCGAACCTGGAGAAAAAATATTCGATCGTATTGTTAGGCGATACACACTTTGATACGGAACCGGCCAGTGTGTATCATGCAGACTATAATGAACCGGTAGAATGGTTGAATCGGGTACAGCGTGCTGAATTTGCCCGTAATGGGGAAATGTGGCGAGAGCGTTGTCCTTTGTTACTTAAACGGGCTGCCCAACTGATTGGCACTGACACCAAAATGGTATTTCAATTGGGCGACTTGATTCAAGGAGATTGCGGTAATCCGAAGGTTCACAAAAAAATGTTAGATGACGTGATGAACCGCTTTAAGTCAGAACTTCATGGTTTGCCTTTTGTGACTGTGACGGGTAATCATGATATCCGTGGAACGAACGCAAAAGAGGCTTATCATACTTATATGCCGGAACGGATGTCTGAGGAATTGGGAAAGTCCATTACGCATACGAACTTTTTTTTCACGATCGGCGATGATGCATATATTGTACTGGATTTCAATGATCCGGATGATACACTCATTGATCAGATGCTAAAAGAGTGTGAAGGAGCCCGACATACATTCGTATTGACCCACGGTCCGGTTCTGCCCTATGACGGAGGAAGTTGCCGATGGTTCTTCCACGGGGGAAAGTCGGCTGAAGAGACTGCTGCGCGTAGACATTTTCGTAAAGTATTTGCCCAGCGGAACGCCTTGTGTATCTGTGGGCACATTCATACGACTGAATTGGCTGATTGGCATGGGGATGGTGGCCGCATTACACAAATGACGGTCAATAGCGTCTGGTCTAAACCGGAATTAGGGACCTATTCTTGTACGTCGGATCAGCCGCGGGATTACGGTAATATTCACGAAATGGCTAAATCCAATAAAAAAGAGGATGGATCCAAATATGAGGATGACAGTGGACTGCTGAATGAATATAAGCCAGGTCTGAGAACTTATATCCGTTCGAATTCGGCAGGCTCTTATAAAATGAATGTTTCTGATCGGCATGTGACTATCGATTTCTATGCGGGTAATTCAAAGGAGATTAGTAAACATTTCGTGTTGAGGTGA
- a CDS encoding MBL fold metallo-hydrolase: MRKSVFLLSLFVLPLYMLLQAQEKTAPFWGKQEVYLMNQTEKTFHLVDALLKENPPSSGNPALARKAALQLLDGIFHDTRLDGSKTLSQFMESRLSGLLEDMQKPLEEGMKVYKLYNDGFIVKTKSVTVAFDLYRGGAMKESPSLISDETMQAIVAQCDIMFLSHNHPDHIDPVVVRMFTDMGKQVIAPNNSLVGNKWVTHIRSEQIIDKEFKTKGGKLDVKILPGHQSELINNIHVVTTSEGFTFAQTGDQYNEEDLTWLLDVKTKIPALDVLLINCWANRFSDTIEGFDPKLVITGHENELGHTIDHRESYWTSLIKLEDVKKPSCLMTWGEVYWYKR, translated from the coding sequence ATGAGAAAGAGTGTATTTTTATTGTCATTGTTTGTTTTGCCATTGTATATGTTGTTACAAGCGCAGGAAAAAACGGCGCCTTTTTGGGGTAAGCAGGAAGTGTATCTGATGAATCAAACTGAAAAAACGTTTCATTTAGTAGATGCTCTCTTAAAAGAGAACCCTCCTTCCTCCGGTAATCCGGCATTAGCTCGTAAAGCAGCATTGCAATTATTGGATGGTATATTCCATGATACGCGTTTGGATGGTAGTAAAACGCTTTCGCAGTTTATGGAATCTCGTTTGAGCGGACTTTTGGAAGACATGCAGAAACCTTTGGAAGAGGGTATGAAAGTGTATAAACTCTATAATGACGGATTTATAGTAAAGACAAAAAGTGTCACTGTCGCTTTTGACTTGTACCGTGGGGGAGCGATGAAGGAATCTCCTTCTTTGATTTCGGATGAAACGATGCAAGCTATTGTTGCCCAGTGCGACATTATGTTCCTTTCTCATAATCATCCGGACCATATAGATCCGGTTGTCGTAAGGATGTTTACGGATATGGGAAAACAAGTGATTGCCCCGAACAATAGTTTGGTAGGGAATAAATGGGTGACCCACATCCGTTCGGAGCAGATTATCGATAAGGAATTTAAAACAAAGGGGGGCAAGTTAGATGTAAAAATATTACCGGGGCATCAAAGTGAACTGATTAACAATATCCATGTCGTGACGACTTCTGAAGGTTTTACTTTCGCACAGACGGGTGACCAATATAATGAAGAGGACTTGACGTGGTTATTGGATGTGAAAACAAAAATTCCTGCATTGGATGTTTTGTTGATCAATTGTTGGGCGAATCGTTTCTCCGATACGATTGAAGGGTTCGATCCAAAACTCGTGATAACGGGGCATGAAAATGAATTAGGACATACGATTGATCATCGTGAGTCCTATTGGACTTCATTGATTAAATTGGAGGATGTTAAAAAGCCCAGTTGCTTAATGACGTGGGGAGAGGTCTATTGGTATAAACGATAG
- a CDS encoding RNA polymerase sigma-70 factor — translation MLIFYAGKYVNAVTAEDLVQDVFLKVWQKRTFLFLKEGIKTYLYRSVQHACLDYLKHQEVKGDYINAVTTKLKIEEIYYNDDPQSLFAEDERLELIYKEMDKLPDKCREIFTMSYLEERKTSEIAVLLNISTRTVEVQLYKALKILRGILLSCLIFLSNF, via the coding sequence ATGCTGATTTTCTACGCTGGAAAGTATGTAAATGCTGTTACTGCAGAGGATTTGGTGCAGGATGTGTTTCTTAAAGTTTGGCAAAAGAGGACTTTTTTGTTCTTGAAAGAAGGGATTAAAACTTATTTGTATCGCTCCGTTCAGCATGCCTGTTTGGATTATCTGAAGCATCAGGAGGTAAAAGGTGATTATATTAATGCCGTCACGACCAAATTAAAAATAGAAGAGATATATTACAATGACGATCCGCAATCCTTGTTTGCGGAAGACGAGCGCCTGGAGCTTATCTATAAAGAGATGGATAAGTTGCCGGATAAGTGTCGTGAAATCTTTACAATGTCCTATCTGGAAGAACGAAAAACTTCGGAAATAGCTGTACTGCTTAATATTTCCACTCGTACGGTGGAGGTACAACTTTATAAGGCATTGAAGATTTTACGGGGTATTTTGCTTAGCTGTTTGATTTTTCTTTCAAATTTTTGA
- a CDS encoding FecR family protein: protein MSEKYSIEELIVRFLQQDINEDELRYLKSWLEEDVEHKSYFFELKGISDSSRRSFFSKEGLNETSWQKMYARIEKLQEKEPSRDKLRVRNLWISWVKYAAIVILAVGLGWGIHAFYGKVESSYLAEENVVYNEIHVRKGGRANTVILSDGTKVVLNAATTFKYPTSFNGKNRQVYLDGEAYFEVTKNEEKPFVVKLNKQDITVLGTTFNVQAYENESYSVVTLLSGRIMLEAFNEFSESTGRMFMKPNQCALADNESGSISLSEVNASLTNAWINGEYKFKDEPLSSIVKRLENYYDVRIHLDDPRLEQIRYTGTFSLDQDILDVFRIIDYEKQFVFKRIKKDIFIISK from the coding sequence ATGTCTGAAAAATATAGCATAGAAGAATTAATAGTCCGCTTCCTGCAGCAGGATATAAATGAGGATGAGCTTCGTTACCTGAAGTCCTGGCTGGAAGAAGATGTGGAACATAAGTCTTATTTTTTCGAGCTGAAAGGTATTTCGGATTCCAGTCGTCGTTCTTTTTTCTCGAAGGAAGGCTTGAACGAAACAAGCTGGCAGAAAATGTATGCCCGCATAGAGAAATTGCAGGAGAAGGAACCTTCTCGGGATAAATTACGTGTCCGTAATTTATGGATTTCATGGGTAAAATATGCAGCGATCGTCATACTGGCTGTCGGATTAGGTTGGGGAATTCATGCATTTTATGGAAAGGTAGAATCTTCTTACCTGGCGGAAGAAAATGTAGTATATAACGAGATACATGTTCGGAAAGGAGGGCGTGCCAATACGGTAATCCTTTCTGATGGAACAAAAGTCGTATTGAATGCTGCAACGACGTTCAAGTATCCGACCAGTTTCAATGGGAAAAACCGGCAGGTTTACCTGGATGGCGAAGCTTATTTCGAGGTGACTAAAAATGAAGAAAAACCTTTCGTTGTAAAATTGAATAAACAGGATATAACGGTATTGGGTACGACCTTCAATGTGCAGGCTTATGAAAACGAGTCTTATAGCGTGGTTACGCTTTTGAGCGGCCGGATTATGCTGGAGGCTTTCAATGAGTTCAGCGAATCCACGGGGCGTATGTTTATGAAGCCTAACCAGTGCGCCTTGGCCGATAACGAGAGCGGATCGATTTCGTTGTCCGAAGTGAATGCTTCTCTGACGAATGCTTGGATAAACGGCGAGTATAAATTTAAGGACGAACCTTTATCGTCTATAGTCAAACGTCTGGAGAATTATTATGATGTACGGATCCATTTGGATGATCCTCGTCTGGAACAGATCCGGTATACCGGGACGTTTTCGTTGGATCAGGATATTCTGGACGTGTTCCGTATTATTGATTACGAGAAACAGTTTGTTTTCAAACGGATAAAGAAAGACATATTCATAATAAGCAAATAA
- a CDS encoding TonB-dependent receptor has protein sequence MKKKRDDSVSLSLKVTRIMKITLILILVGVIQVSATTYAQEHRISVSVKNGTFYDVVSQIERQSEFMFFYKSEEIDGNQRINLNAKNKLVSEILDEITKNNNLTYKVTGKHIIITKTAITSQITKEIVGVVTDERGEPIVGANVVEKGTSNGTITDLEGKFSLTVSEKSVLIVSYIGYNTQDVTVTSKTVYNIQLEEDSQALDEVVVVGYGTQKKVNLTGSVASVSSDEIKDRVQTDVLSSIQGTVPGVTIVSRPGKDVSINFRGRGNLGTSEPLYVIDGAIADATFFSNLDPNSIESISFLKDAASSAIYGSRAAYGVVLVTTKQGKDGRMEVSYSGMVGMKAPTYTQDLVNSWEYAELYNEALYNTNPSAGKNQGYSDEEINLFRNGTKPDLYPNTNWVDLLFDDWTATTKHSLNFSGGTKKLRYFAGLGYVYDTENIRNRDTRRYNLNLNVASDVTDWLTFRGSVKYIQRNKDVDGGTPSFDNILIVPSTFVARQSTGEWGSVESGHEASGTFVGGNPLRAYSTNDWSKNTIENSMYELGFDLKPLKDLVITGQGTYKSYEYKNKAYVSLKDDVPSFLNPGTVIGGTGNTTNSMEVNWKKHSFLTYTGMANYSLTKNIHSLSVLAGVSYEHYQEETLMASRQDFPADSFSDLSAGATSGALYQNGSSMQEYKMFSYFGRINYTLMDRYLFEANFRADASSRFYADNRWGYFPSFSMGWRISEEPFMKSMRHIIDNLKFRVSYGTLGNINNVGNYDYFQNYSGTGYYSFDDTSAKVIKESKPANPSLSWEKVALTDIGLDFDLWNGKLSGTADYYIKNTSDILLAYNVPLETGISNAPSQNVAKVRNRGFEFALTHRNTIGEVSYMVSANIATNNNEITDLSSSNDIINNLENGHGVAKYILREGESIGSFYGFESDGLYTQEEIDAGHYYTYGGVTPNAGDTKFVPQRELDWGEEITDSDRTIIGCEVPDFTYGINLSVNYKNFEFSIFGQGICGADVAFEVYQVHPFFHGQDNPRRYHMGRWSEENPNPHAIYPRIYTASSPHTTYNRAFNDYHVFDADYFRFKTMTIGYNIPRNIVSRLGMSSLKVYLTGENLFTIRADHKMKDFDPEATSSTVRALGSKSLALGVNVSF, from the coding sequence ATGAAAAAGAAACGAGATGACAGTGTTTCATTGTCACTAAAAGTAACACGTATCATGAAAATAACACTAATACTTATATTAGTAGGAGTTATTCAAGTATCTGCTACAACGTACGCACAGGAACATCGGATTTCTGTATCTGTGAAAAACGGAACTTTCTACGATGTCGTTTCACAGATCGAAAGACAATCTGAATTTATGTTTTTCTATAAGAGTGAGGAGATAGATGGTAATCAGCGAATCAACTTAAATGCAAAAAATAAATTGGTTTCAGAAATACTGGATGAAATTACCAAAAATAATAATTTGACTTATAAAGTAACAGGTAAACATATTATTATCACGAAAACAGCAATAACCTCTCAGATAACTAAAGAAATTGTGGGGGTAGTTACAGATGAAAGAGGTGAGCCAATTGTAGGAGCGAATGTGGTTGAAAAAGGAACAAGCAACGGTACGATAACGGATTTAGAGGGGAAATTCTCGTTAACAGTATCTGAAAAGTCTGTGCTGATAGTTTCTTATATTGGTTATAATACTCAAGATGTGACAGTAACGTCGAAGACCGTATATAATATTCAGCTAGAAGAAGATTCTCAAGCATTGGATGAGGTTGTCGTGGTTGGATATGGTACACAAAAGAAAGTTAACCTGACGGGTTCAGTGGCATCTGTTAGTTCTGATGAAATTAAAGATCGTGTACAGACAGATGTATTAAGTTCTATCCAAGGAACGGTTCCTGGCGTTACTATCGTATCTCGCCCAGGGAAAGATGTGTCTATTAATTTTCGTGGTCGTGGTAACTTGGGAACATCGGAACCTCTTTATGTGATAGACGGAGCAATTGCTGATGCAACTTTCTTTTCTAATTTGGATCCAAATAGTATAGAGAGTATTTCTTTTTTAAAAGATGCAGCCTCTTCAGCTATTTATGGTTCACGTGCTGCATACGGAGTCGTATTAGTTACGACAAAACAAGGAAAAGACGGGCGAATGGAAGTCTCTTATAGTGGTATGGTTGGAATGAAGGCTCCGACTTATACACAGGATTTGGTTAATTCATGGGAATATGCCGAACTATATAATGAGGCCTTATACAACACAAATCCTTCTGCCGGTAAAAATCAGGGATACTCAGATGAAGAGATAAATTTGTTTAGGAACGGGACAAAACCGGATTTATATCCAAATACGAATTGGGTGGATTTATTATTTGATGACTGGACTGCCACGACAAAACATTCTTTGAATTTTTCAGGAGGAACAAAAAAATTACGTTATTTCGCAGGATTAGGTTATGTTTATGATACGGAGAATATACGAAACAGAGATACGCGTCGATATAATTTAAATTTGAATGTAGCATCTGATGTAACTGATTGGTTAACGTTTAGAGGAAGTGTGAAATATATACAGCGTAATAAAGATGTCGATGGAGGAACACCTTCCTTTGACAATATATTAATTGTTCCCAGTACGTTTGTAGCCCGTCAGTCTACGGGTGAGTGGGGATCTGTCGAATCAGGACATGAGGCAAGTGGTACATTTGTTGGTGGAAACCCGTTGCGGGCTTATAGTACGAATGATTGGAGCAAAAATACAATTGAGAATTCAATGTATGAATTGGGATTCGATTTAAAACCTTTGAAAGATCTGGTTATTACGGGACAAGGCACTTATAAGTCGTATGAATATAAAAATAAGGCTTATGTGAGTTTAAAGGATGATGTTCCAAGTTTTCTTAATCCAGGTACAGTGATAGGTGGTACGGGTAATACAACTAACTCGATGGAAGTTAATTGGAAAAAACATAGTTTTTTAACTTACACTGGAATGGCTAATTATAGCTTGACGAAAAATATTCATTCACTTTCGGTTTTAGCTGGAGTATCTTATGAACATTATCAAGAAGAGACATTAATGGCTTCCCGACAAGATTTTCCTGCAGATTCTTTTAGTGATTTGTCGGCAGGTGCGACTTCTGGGGCATTGTATCAAAATGGTTCTAGTATGCAAGAATATAAAATGTTTTCTTATTTTGGACGTATCAATTATACGTTGATGGATCGGTATCTGTTTGAAGCGAATTTTAGAGCAGATGCTTCTTCTCGTTTCTACGCGGATAATCGTTGGGGGTATTTTCCTTCGTTTTCTATGGGATGGAGGATTAGTGAAGAGCCATTTATGAAAAGTATGCGTCATATTATCGATAATTTAAAATTTCGTGTTTCTTATGGTACTTTGGGAAATATTAATAATGTGGGTAATTATGATTATTTCCAAAATTATTCGGGGACCGGTTATTATTCTTTTGACGATACATCGGCCAAAGTAATTAAGGAGTCAAAGCCTGCTAATCCTTCGTTGAGTTGGGAAAAAGTAGCATTGACTGATATTGGTTTGGATTTCGATTTGTGGAATGGTAAACTGAGTGGTACAGCTGATTATTATATTAAAAATACGAGTGATATATTGCTTGCTTATAATGTTCCATTGGAAACAGGTATATCAAATGCACCTTCACAAAATGTAGCAAAAGTTCGTAATAGAGGTTTTGAATTCGCATTGACACACCGCAATACAATAGGTGAGGTTTCTTATATGGTTAGCGCAAATATTGCGACGAATAATAATGAAATAACGGATCTATCTTCTTCAAATGACATTATTAATAACTTGGAAAATGGTCATGGTGTAGCTAAATATATTTTACGAGAAGGAGAGTCTATCGGTTCTTTCTATGGTTTTGAAAGTGATGGTTTGTACACGCAGGAAGAGATTGATGCTGGACATTATTATACTTATGGAGGTGTAACACCGAATGCTGGTGATACGAAATTTGTTCCTCAGCGAGAATTGGATTGGGGTGAAGAAATTACAGATAGTGACCGTACAATTATCGGTTGTGAAGTTCCTGATTTTACTTATGGGATTAACCTTTCAGTTAATTATAAAAACTTTGAGTTTTCTATATTTGGACAAGGTATCTGTGGGGCAGATGTTGCTTTTGAGGTTTATCAGGTACACCCGTTTTTTCATGGACAAGATAATCCGAGGAGATACCATATGGGTAGATGGAGTGAGGAAAATCCTAATCCTCATGCAATTTATCCCAGAATTTATACGGCAAGTAGCCCCCATACTACTTATAATAGGGCATTTAATGATTATCATGTATTTGATGCGGATTATTTCCGTTTTAAAACAATGACTATCGGATATAATATACCCAGGAATATAGTCTCACGTTTGGGTATGTCTTCGTTAAAAGTCTATTTAACTGGGGAAAATCTATTTACGATTCGTGCAGATCATAAGATGAAAGATTTTGATCCAGAAGCAACAAGTAGTACGGTTCGTGCCTTAGGTAGCAAATCTTTGGCATTGGGAGTGAATGTTTCATTTTAA
- a CDS encoding RagB/SusD family nutrient uptake outer membrane protein, which translates to MKLYIKNLILFCSLVSVLTSCDLDVVPPAEISAENFWKTEKDAWYALNGCYQSMPAVDIWDEMCTDNAHSHKPWEGNMEMVQQNGINTAAPYGNYDFNAIRTANTYIARVDECDMSEELKVRTKAEARFFRAFAYLTLTQYFGKVAIVTEELPYDAPTIARNSVEEVRNFILTELAEVAEILPESYSGGFMNEIGRVTRYAALALRSRAALYFGNYEEAEKSAKAVIDSGKYSLFKLTSLNAAQEQEAEEMDLYIDFAELGIDKDKFIKGMFSYEALWQGANATPANPEYVLTHEYMGDPNAYDQYRYTYFIPLSMSIQNGYSSFEPMQDLVDAYWKVDGKTLPEKIQVDARKANYEKIWNYAKNLSEEDYKTFATSPELMSYDYMKEFKNRDSRLYVTLMFPFKGWHETAVGEFYYKWNPDVINKDGNESWTGFSYRKMVAWEPYIASVYGSADDYPTIRYAEVLLTFAEAHLMTTGYDDQVRFALNQLRDRCGMPDVPESLGTQEAIDFLRKERRIELAVEGHRYDDVRRYGNEYCQKYLQGPSTAPNGAVVVDKKWNERLMLMPIPTTAIDVNPLLKEDQNPGY; encoded by the coding sequence ATGAAATTATATATAAAAAATTTGATTCTGTTTTGTTCATTAGTGAGTGTGTTGACATCTTGTGATTTGGATGTTGTACCGCCGGCTGAAATTTCTGCAGAGAATTTCTGGAAAACGGAGAAGGATGCGTGGTATGCATTGAATGGTTGTTATCAATCTATGCCTGCTGTGGATATTTGGGATGAAATGTGTACGGATAATGCGCATAGTCATAAACCGTGGGAAGGGAATATGGAAATGGTTCAACAAAATGGCATTAATACGGCGGCTCCTTATGGAAATTATGATTTTAATGCTATTCGAACTGCAAATACATATATTGCTCGTGTCGACGAGTGCGATATGAGTGAAGAACTAAAAGTCAGGACAAAGGCTGAAGCACGTTTTTTTAGAGCTTTTGCATATTTGACCTTGACGCAATATTTTGGTAAGGTGGCTATAGTTACAGAAGAATTACCTTATGATGCTCCGACAATTGCTCGTAATTCTGTGGAAGAAGTTCGTAATTTTATATTAACAGAGTTAGCGGAGGTTGCTGAAATATTACCAGAAAGTTATAGCGGTGGATTTATGAATGAAATAGGGCGTGTAACGCGATATGCAGCTTTAGCATTGCGTTCTCGGGCCGCACTGTATTTTGGTAATTATGAAGAAGCAGAGAAATCAGCAAAAGCAGTGATAGACAGCGGTAAATATTCATTGTTTAAATTGACTTCACTGAATGCGGCTCAAGAGCAAGAGGCTGAGGAGATGGACTTGTATATAGACTTCGCTGAACTAGGAATTGATAAAGATAAATTTATAAAGGGCATGTTCAGCTACGAAGCTCTTTGGCAAGGTGCAAACGCGACACCTGCAAATCCTGAATATGTTTTGACTCATGAATATATGGGTGATCCGAATGCTTATGATCAATATCGTTATACTTATTTTATTCCGTTATCAATGTCTATTCAAAATGGTTATTCTTCTTTTGAACCAATGCAAGATTTGGTGGATGCTTATTGGAAAGTAGATGGAAAAACACTTCCGGAAAAGATTCAAGTAGATGCTCGTAAGGCCAATTATGAGAAAATTTGGAATTATGCAAAAAATTTGAGTGAAGAAGATTATAAAACGTTTGCTACCAGTCCAGAGTTGATGTCTTATGATTATATGAAAGAATTTAAGAATCGTGATAGTCGTTTGTATGTGACATTGATGTTTCCGTTTAAAGGATGGCATGAAACAGCTGTGGGAGAGTTTTATTATAAGTGGAATCCTGATGTAATCAATAAGGACGGAAATGAATCTTGGACCGGTTTCAGTTATCGAAAAATGGTTGCTTGGGAACCTTATATCGCGAGTGTATATGGGTCTGCAGATGATTATCCGACCATTCGTTATGCAGAAGTTTTGTTGACGTTTGCAGAAGCTCATTTAATGACAACAGGATATGATGATCAGGTTCGTTTTGCATTGAATCAACTACGTGACCGTTGTGGTATGCCAGATGTTCCAGAATCTTTAGGAACACAGGAAGCAATAGATTTTTTGCGAAAAGAAAGACGCATTGAGCTAGCTGTGGAAGGTCATCGTTATGATGATGTCAGGCGTTATGGTAATGAATATTGCCAAAAGTATCTGCAAGGTCCGTCGACTGCTCCGAATGGTGCAGTTGTGGTTGATAAAAAGTGGAATGAACGTTTGATGCTGATGCCAATACCCACTACGGCTATAGATGTAAATCCGTTGTTGAAAGAAGACCAAAATCCAGGATATTAA